A DNA window from Brassica napus cultivar Da-Ae chromosome A4, Da-Ae, whole genome shotgun sequence contains the following coding sequences:
- the LOC111215366 gene encoding agamous-like MADS-box protein AGL61: MMSKKKETLGRQKIPMVRIKKETHRQVTFSKRRAGLFKKASELCTLCGAEVGIIVYSPAKKPFSFGHPSVESVLDRYLSRNNLSITQTEKPQGNAAASSGVLNVELTQIVSQLEEEKKKGQAMADMRKANAVRWSMTNWWERPVEEMNMVQLREMKSALEELWKIVVSETSMARQLGLRM, encoded by the coding sequence ATGATgtcgaagaagaaagaaaccctGGGACGACAGAAAATTCCGATGGTTAGGATTAAGAAAGAGACCCACCGGCAGGTCACATTCTCAAAACGTAGAGCCGGTCTATTCAAGAAAGCTAGCGAGCTTTGCACATTGTGCGGCGCAGAGGTTGGGATCATCGTGTATTCTCCAGCCAAAAAGCCTTTCTCTTTCGGCCATCCCAGCGTCGAATCCGTATTGGACCGTTATTTGTCCCGCAACAATTTGTCCATAACGCAGACGGAGAAACCGCAGGGAAACGCTGCAGCGAGCAGCGGCGTGCTGAACGTGGAGCTGACGCAGATCGTGAGCCAGttagaggaagagaagaagaagggtcaAGCGATGGCGGACATGAGAAAAGCGAATGCGGTGAGGTGGTCGATGACGAATTGGTGGGAAAGGCCAGTGGAGGAGATGAATATGGTTCAGTTACGGGAAATGAAATCTGCGTTAGAGGAGTTGTGGAAGATTGTTGTGTCAGAGACAAGTATGGCTCGCCAGCTCGGTTTAAGGATGTGA
- the LOC106394421 gene encoding uncharacterized protein LOC106394421 yields MAICMCCESRIVPKSIVNPWISPSRTKLGFVAISPSSTTIRRSPATVRASAVDSPESSSNFAKRMEQAWLISQQPRPVGCSSCNSKGHVECKWCAGTGFFILGDNMLCQVPSRNTSCVICSGQGSACCSDCKGTGFRAKWLEKPPVPL; encoded by the exons atggCGATTTGCATGTGTTGCGAGTCGCGGATCGTACCGAAATCGATAGTGAATCCATGGATATCCCCGAGTAGAACGAAGCTAGGTTTCGTAGCGATCAGTCCGAGTTCAACCACGATTCGCCGTTCTCCGGCCACCGTCAGGGCATCGGCGGTTGATTCCCCCGAGAGCTCTTCAAATTTCGCTAAGCGTATGGAACAAGCCTGGCTTATCTCTCAG CAACCAAGACCCGTTGGGTGTTCATCGTGCAATTCAAAGGGTCATGTTGAATGCAAATGGTGTGCGGGTACTGGATTCTTCATCCTCGGTGATAACATGCTTTGCCAGGTTCCTTCTAGGAATACTTCTTGTGTTATCTGCTCCGGTCAG GGTTCTGCTTGCTGTAGCGATTGCAAGGGAACTGGGTTTCGTGCCAAGTGGTTGGAAAAGCCTCCAGTGCCATTGTAG